The DNA sequence TCCTGTCACCTTAGAGAGTTTTCCTAATAGAATTcctcacccccccaaaaaaaagcaagaaaatgtgtTGAATCTGTTCTGTATTGGTTTCTTTTAAGAAGttatttctgggctggagagatggctcaccggttaagagcactggctgttctttcagaggccctgggttcaattcccagcacccacatggcagcttacaactgtctttaactcttgttctaggggacctgacacccttacaaagacatacatggagtcaaaataccaatgtacataaaataaaaataaaaagttatttcttttgAGACTATGATATAATTTCATAATTCCTCCCTCGCCTTTCCTCCCTTCAGACACCAACATGGACCTCTCCTTGATCCTTCTCACTGAAGGGAAAGTTGCATAACATGAGATTAACTATTTTAAAGGGAATGGATGATAAAGCGGGAGTTAACGTCTTCCGGATAACACACCTTCATATCTACTCTAATAATTAGGAGTTCTAGGTTCCATCAGCCAGAAATCAAGCctcagaaaaattaaagactttcttccCTCATTCCCAGTTGCCGCTTATGCCCCAAGGGGCCCCTCTGCTCCTATCATTATGAATTTAACTATTTTGGATAGTGTGTACAAATGGAATTAAACAGTGAGAGGGCTTTGACATGTGGTTTCCTTGTCTTGCTTAACTTTTCAAGGCCCATCCATGTTTTTAGCACATATTATTGTCCCCTTTTCACAGTAGCAGTGTTCTGTTTCATAGATGCACCAAGAGTTGCTTATCTGCTCAGCAATCAAAAAGCCAGTTCTTGGGGTCAGCTGTCTGTAGATGTGGTCAAACCCTATAGTGACAGAGTGTCTTGGCTGTCAAAAGATATCACTCAGCTCTTAAGGAAGGCCAGGAGCCTTATATCTTCATATATACCAACAATGCTGCCATTTCTGAGCTGGAAAGCATGCTCTCTAGCTTAGAGAGGTCATAGGTATCCATGAGGACCATTTGGACTGGTCCTACCTTTGGCTACTGTGTATACACTTACTTGAGTGCTTGCCTGTCTCCAGTTCCTGAGGAATTATTTTATCATATGTTAATTTCCTggttaggttgtttgtttgtttgtttgtttgtttgttttttgaggaaatACCAAAGTGTTTTCAACAATAGCTGAATCCATTTATATCTTCTCTAATGTTTAGAAGGAGTTCCATTTTCTTTCCACAACCTTTCTGGTATTTgaggcttttttgttgttgtttgtgataCATGCCACACCGCTATAGTATGTACCACATGACtgagattttgatttttatctcaatGATGATTTTCTGTATGTTCTCACATCCATACCAGTCACTTGTATGTATTTGATATATAGAAATAGATTGGAAATATATCTTTTCAGGTCCTCTGTGAATATCGGTatctctgttgttgaattaaaaCTGTTACTTATGTATTGTATTCTGGCTACTAAACGTTTAGAATCATAGGCAGCAAGTATTTTATGATAAACATTTTATCCCATTCTGTAGAGCATCCTGCCATTTTCTTGGTACCTACCTTGAATGTGCAggcattttaattttgataaagtccatacttttaaagttttacttgaTGACATATTTTCCCTTTTGCCGAATGCATTTTGTGGCATACAAGAATCTGTCACCAAGTCTAAAGTCACAAAGATCCCTGCCCCATGTTTccttctaagaatttcatggctTTAGCTGTTACATTGAGAGCAGTGATTTATTTTGAGTTGAATTTTGAATGCTGTATTAAAATAGTAGTTCCTGCTTActtccatttctctccttttctttcctaggAACTCTTCAAAGGAAGGGGTTGCACACCTTCAATCTGACTTCTCTAACCAAGTCGGAGAACATTTTGTCAGCCACACTGTATTTCTACATTGGAGAATTAGTGAACATCAGCTTGAGCTGTCCAGAACCCCAAGGATGCTCCCATCACACTCAGAGACAACACATCCAGATAGACCTCTCTGCATGGATCCTCAAATCCAACCAAAGCCAGCTCTTGGGTCATCTGTCTGTAGATGTGGTCAGACCTTATAGAGACAGCGTGTCTTGGCTGTCAAAAGACATCACTCAGCTCTTAAGGAAGGCCAAGCAAAATGAGGAGTTTCTCATTGGGTTTAACATTACCTCCAGAGCACACGAGCTACCCAAGAAGATGCTGTTTTTCCCGGAACCTTATATCTTGGTATACGCCAACGATGCTGCCATTTCTGAGCCAGAAAGCGTGGTATCTAGCTTACAGAGACACCGAGATTTCACAGCGGGAACTGTGCCCAGACTGGATAGCCACGTCAGAGAAGCCCTCTCGGTTGAGAGGAGGAAGAAGCGCTCTACTGGGatcttgctgcccttgcagaacAATGAGCTACCTGGGGCAGAGTATCAGTACAAGGAGGAGGGACCgtgggaggagagaaagcctTATAAGAGCCTTCAGACTCAGCCCCCTGAGAAGAgcaggaacaaaaagaaacagaggaaagggTCCCATCAGAAGGGACAGACGCTGCAATTTGATGAGCAGACCCTGAAGAAGGCAAGGCGAAAGCAGTGGGTTGAACCTCGGAACTGTGCCAGGAGGTACCTTAAAGTGGACTTTGCTGATATCGGCTGGAGCGAATGGATTATCTCCCCCAAGTCATTTGATGCTTATTACTGCTCTGGAGCCTGCCAGTTCCCAATGCCAAAGGTAGCCGCTGCCGCCGCCCTTCACCTTGTGCTCCTTTCATTTTTGCACGGGGTAGAGGAGTATGCTAAGTGTATGTTTTCATTTAGAAACCTCTATTCAGACCTTTATTCCTAACATTCTAAAGTCTAACAAAATGGGCAATGTGGCTATGCTTGGGTTTCCTTTGATGATCTTTAATGTAATAGGAGGTATGAAGACTATGAAAAGCTTAAGTGcataatatacatttttttttgtttccaaacATGACATATATCCAGCCTTGTGGTCACTTGTAAAGATACACCTGTCCACAGTGCGCAGGCCCTAGGTGGCAGAAGCTGGCCTCTGAGTGGTGTTCCAGGGATGGAGGGATATTGTAGAAGCAAGAGGAAGTGCTAACGGGTGTGATATTCTGATGTAGAGTAATTTTAGATAAGCAGTTTCTTGTGAGCTGAGCTGTCCCAGTACCAGTCAAGATCAGGGTCCAGCTAGGTGAACTGACCGGAAACCCTGCAGATGCTTAATTCATTTGCTTGACTgctaaacacaaaacacaaaggcAAAACAGGGTGCCCTCCCCCTGTCTGAAATTACCTCCGTTTATTTCAGAAGGACCAGGGACCGCATTTTATATCAGCATGTATTCAGAAGTGTTTCCAACTCCAATGACTCTCCTTCAAAGCAAGTCCAAAGGACAGCTCCCTAAAGAGCACACCCTACAGTAAGAGTTAGCTCTACCCTCCAACATCCAGTTAAGCATACTGCTTCACTTCCATCTCAACTTACAACAGCTTAAATCTCCACGGCACACCATACGGTGACCAAATGGACAGaatgtagaaaaggaagaaaagagcatCTTTAGTAAACTATGAATcagttctgcttttaaaaatagagaaaaaagccgggtgtggtggcgcacgcctttaatcccagcactcaggaggcataggcaggtgaatttctgagttcgaggccagcctggtctacaaagtgagttccaggacagccagggctatacagagaaaccctgtctcgaaaaaccaaaaaaaaaaaaaaaaaaaaagagagagagagagagagaaaatgatccTTCGCCTCTTAGACTGTCAGCTTCACTTCAGGGATCTTTATTATTGTATTGGTATGCTAAGGTCTATTCCTAGACTCACTGACTGGCATGCACATAGAAAGGGCTCTACACAAGGCTAAGTCAGCCTCTGGGCCAACAACCCATCTGAAACcctattttcttcattagttgTTTCAGAAAGATGAGCTTTGTACATCCCTTACGAAGTTGTCTTTCCAGTGGGATTTttgtaatttcttattttaagaatCCAAACATGGGCAGCTAACGAaatgggaaatggctcagtggttaagagtgctagctgctcttccagacatcctgaattcaatttctagcaagcacatggtgtctcacaactgactgtaatgggatttgattcactcttctggtgtgcatgaaaataaatcacacacacacacacacacctatatctattcttatctctatctctaatctatctacatctatctatctacatctatctatctatctataattcttttaaaaagaatccaaACATAAAGTAAGGATTATGAATTCAGGGCTGTGTCACGTGCCCTTTCTTGTTGGAAGAATCATGAAAGACCTTCACTGCTCAGACAAAATGTGTTCAACTGGGGTGACACTTAGAATC is a window from the Mus caroli chromosome 5, CAROLI_EIJ_v1.1, whole genome shotgun sequence genome containing:
- the Bmp3 gene encoding bone morphogenetic protein 3 isoform X2, with the protein product MAGARGLLCLWLGYFCLNLAQGQRPNLHLVGLRETEPSDRTTGGSPSPDLRPHDKVSEHMLWLYDRYSGSSRVQATGTPGSQLPGPQPLRGGNTVRSFRAAATGTLQRKGLHTFNLTSLTKSENILSATLYFYIGELVNISLSCPEPQGCSHHTQRQHIQIDLSAWILKSNQSQLLGHLSVDVVRPYRDSVSWLSKDITQLLRKAKQNEEFLIGFNITSRAHELPKKMLFFPEPYILVYANDAAISEPESVVSSLQRHRDFTAGTVPRLDSHVREALSVERRKKRSTGILLPLQNNELPGAEYQYKEEGPWEERKPYKSLQTQPPEKSRNKKKQRKGSHQKGQTLQFDEQTLKKARRKQWVEPRNCARRYLKVDFADIGWSEWIISPKSFDAYYCSGACQFPMPKSLKPSNHATIQSIVRAVGVVSGIPEPCCVPEKMSSLSILFFDENKNVVLKVYPNMTVDSCACR
- the Bmp3 gene encoding bone morphogenetic protein 3 isoform X1; translated protein: MAGARGLLCLWLGYFCLNLAQGQRPNLHLVGLRETEPSDRTTGGSPSPDLRPHDKVSEHMLWLYDRYSGSSRVQATGTPGSQLPGPQPLRGGNTVRSFRAAATGTLQRKGLHTFNLTSLTKSENILSATLYFYIGELVNISLSCPEPQGCSHHTQRQHIQIDLSAWILKSNQSQLLGHLSVDVVRPYRDSVSWLSKDITQLLRKAKQNEEFLIGFNITSRAHELPKKMLFFPEPYILVYANDAAISEPESVVSSLQRHRDFTAGTVPRLDSHVREALSVERRKKRSTGILLPLQNNELPGAEYQYKEEGPWEERKPYKSLQTQPPEKSRNKKKQRKGSHQKGQTLQFDEQTLKKARRKQWVEPRNCARRYLKVDFADIGWSEWIISPKSFDAYYCSGACQFPMPKVAAAAALHLVLLSFLHGVEEYAKFFEAIKSRHHPEHSASGGGRLWDSRALLCAGKDVLTQHLVL